The DNA window TGCTTTCGAGCGCCTTGAGGACGAGCTTCTCGTTGGCGCGGCGCGTTTCTTGGAGGTCTTCGAGGGTGGGGGGGTTGAACATGCGCTATCCTCCGGAAAACCAGAGCGGGTCTGGGCCGCCCCGGTGTGAACGTGAACTCGGTTCAAGTGCGCGTGAGAGCGCAACTTTCCTATTGTGACAGGTTCCCATGCGCTTTGCATGAGCAGGGGGACAACAGGTCGAACGCGGGCGAACCGGCGGGCGGGAGGCAGGCAAAGGGCAGCCCCATGCCCAAAAGGTGGCCTATGGTAAGCGGTGCGGCAGAAGGGGACCGTAAACCAAACTGCCTTTAGAACGCTTGCCAAACGGTCGATGTGCATTTCGCCGGTGGGATGAGCCACCCTAACTGAAACCTTGGGGAACGGGGGGCAGCAGTCAAGCTCCCTTGACACCACGCGGCGGCACTTCTACACTCCTTGTCAAGGAGGCTTGACATGAGAGGCTCGGGAAGCTTTTGGGAGAGTTGTCGGTCCTGCCCCACCCGGAGAGGAGTCGCGTGAGGCCCGCGGGCGGCACACGGGATGAGCGGGTCGCGCGAATCGCGCTGCGTCTGGGGGTGGGGGGCAGCCTGCTGAGCCTGGCGGGTGCCATGACCCTGGCACTCGGGCAGCGGTTCGGCTCCGATTTCTGGCGGGGCGTGGGTACGGGGGTGCTGGTCACCCTGCCCCTCTTTTTCGGGGTCGTGGCGATCAAAGTGGTGCGGGGCATGGACGAGTATGGACGGCAACTGCATCAGCGCGCGGCGAGCGTCGCCTTTCTGGTCGTCATGATCCTCGCCGGGAGCCTGATCGCCCTGGAGGCCGCCCTGGGCCTTCACGTCCCCGCCTGGGCGCTGTACGTGGTGGGAATGCTGATCTGGGGTCTGAGCGCGGCGGTGATCGCCAGGCGGGGGGCATGAGAGGCGGGGGGGACGTTTTCCCTTCTGACCGCGTACTCGCCTTGTCGGGACGGGCGGGATGAACAACCGCATCCGGGCGCTGCGGGCAGAGCGCGGCTGGACGCAGGCCGACCTCGCCGCTCAGCTCGACGTGAGCCGCCAGACGGTGAACGCCCTGGAAACCGGCAAGTACGACCCCAGCCTGCCCCTGGCGTTCCGCATCGCTCGGCTGTTCGGGCAGACCATTGAGGAGATTTTCGACGACGGGGAAGGGAAAGGATAACGTGCTCGATATTCGAAACCTGAGTAAGACCTACGGCAAACACGCCGCGCTGCGGGACGTGACCCTGAGTGCCCAGGGAGGCGAGGTGTTCGGCCTGCTGGGACCCAACGGCGCGGGGAAGACCACCCTGCTGCGGATTCTCGCCACGCTGCTTCAGCCCACGGCGGGCACGGCGGCCGTGGCGGGCCACGATGTCACGCGCGAGCCCGAGGCGGTGCGGCGGATCATCGGCGTGGTGAACGGCGGCATGGGTCTCCCGGCGCGGCTGACCGGGCGGGAGGTGCTGCGGTCCTTCGCGGGCTTCTACGGGCTGACGCGGGAGCAGGCGGACACGCGCATCGCGGAACTCGACGCCGCGCTCGACCTGGGGCGCACGCTGGACACCCGCGCGGGCGAATACTCCACCGGCATGAAGCAGAAGGTGGTGATCGCCCGCGCCGTCATCCACGACCCCAAGGTCCTCATCCTGGACGAGGCGGCGAGCGGGCTGGACATCTTCGCGCGGCGTACCCTGCTCGACTTCGTGGCGGCGGCGCGGCGCCCGGGGAGGCTCACTCTCTACTCCACCCACGTCATGAGCGAGGCCGAGGAGGTCTGCGACCGGGTGGCGATCTTGCACGAGGGGGCGCTGGTGACAGTGGGCACCATCCCCGACATCCTGGTGCGGACGGGGGAGCGGAATCTGGAGCGGGCCTTTTTCGCCCTCGTGCGCGGCGAGGAGGCCCGGCGTGCGGTCTGAGGGGCTCCGCTGGGGCTACGTCTGGCGGGTGGCCTCGCGTGACCTGCTCTCCACCCTGCGCGACCGCCGCACGATCACCAGCACCATCCTGATCCCGCTGCTGCTGATCCCGCTGTTTACGTTAGGGCTGCCGCTGCTGCTGGGGCGCTTTATCGGCGGGCAGGCGCAGGAACGGCAGAAGGTGGGCGTGGTGGGCACCCTGCCGGAGTCGCTGCGCGCGGCGCTCACCCGGGACGAGAAGGCACCGGGGGGGGCGGTCACGCGGGCCGGGGTGGACCTCGTGCCCGTGACCGACCCCCGCGCCGCCGTGCAGTCCGGGGAGGTGGAGGCCGCCCTGCGTGCCCCCACACCACTTCCCGGCCGGGCAGGCGATGGCACGGGCAGGCTGGAGGTGTACGCCAAGCTGGGCAACCTGCGGGCCCAGACGGGCGCCTTCGCCAAGATTGAGTCCACGGTCGAGGCGTACAACCGGCAACTCGCGGTGGAGCGCCTGGGCACCCTGGGCCTGAACGCCCAGACCCTGACGCCGGTCACCCTCTCCCCCATCGACGCCAGCCCCGAGCAGGAACGGCGCAGCGGGCAACTCGCCTTCCTGATTCCTCTCCTGATGCTGAACTTCATCCTCACGGGCGCGATGGCGACCGCCCTCGACGCCACCGCGGGTGAGAAGGAACGCGGCACCCTGGAAAGCCTGCTGGTCTCCCCCGTGCGCCGCTCGGAGGTCGTGGCCGGGAAACTCCTCGCCACCACGGTGACCGCCCTCACGACGGCCTGCTTCAGCGTGCTGGGCTTCCTGCTGAGCGGGCTGGTCGCGCGGGCAGCGGTGGCTCAGGGCGAAACACCCGCCGAGGTGGCCCAGGCGTTCGGCGGACAGCTCTCCCTGACGCCGGGAGGTGCCCTCGCACTGCTCGCCACGGTGATCAGCGCCGCCCTCCTGATCAGCGCGGTCCTGATCGCCCTGAGCATCTACGCCCGCTCGTACAAGGAGGCGCAGACCTATGTCACGCCGCTGAGCCTCCTGATCGTCTTTCCCGCCGTGCTGCTGCA is part of the Deinococcus apachensis DSM 19763 genome and encodes:
- a CDS encoding ABC transporter permease produces the protein MRSEGLRWGYVWRVASRDLLSTLRDRRTITSTILIPLLLIPLFTLGLPLLLGRFIGGQAQERQKVGVVGTLPESLRAALTRDEKAPGGAVTRAGVDLVPVTDPRAAVQSGEVEAALRAPTPLPGRAGDGTGRLEVYAKLGNLRAQTGAFAKIESTVEAYNRQLAVERLGTLGLNAQTLTPVTLSPIDASPEQERRSGQLAFLIPLLMLNFILTGAMATALDATAGEKERGTLESLLVSPVRRSEVVAGKLLATTVTALTTACFSVLGFLLSGLVARAAVAQGETPAEVAQAFGGQLSLTPGGALALLATVISAALLISAVLIALSIYARSYKEAQTYVTPLSLLIVFPAVLLQFSDFLTLSTGIYAIPLFGSMVAILDTVRGNLTAGHALTAVGANLLGALLVGLLARRSFGREEVIFRN
- a CDS encoding ATP-binding cassette domain-containing protein encodes the protein MLDIRNLSKTYGKHAALRDVTLSAQGGEVFGLLGPNGAGKTTLLRILATLLQPTAGTAAVAGHDVTREPEAVRRIIGVVNGGMGLPARLTGREVLRSFAGFYGLTREQADTRIAELDAALDLGRTLDTRAGEYSTGMKQKVVIARAVIHDPKVLILDEAASGLDIFARRTLLDFVAAARRPGRLTLYSTHVMSEAEEVCDRVAILHEGALVTVGTIPDILVRTGERNLERAFFALVRGEEARRAV
- a CDS encoding helix-turn-helix transcriptional regulator, translated to MNNRIRALRAERGWTQADLAAQLDVSRQTVNALETGKYDPSLPLAFRIARLFGQTIEEIFDDGEGKG